In Accipiter gentilis chromosome 38, bAccGen1.1, whole genome shotgun sequence, the following proteins share a genomic window:
- the LOC126035216 gene encoding SUMO-interacting motif-containing protein 1-like isoform X1 produces MHPVGVLKPSYILGRNPEKRVNVLGGSIRRPCAPGGGRSVQLWRNLYVPGRGYRALEMSICPWEGLWSPGEIYMSLGGVMEPWRNQYVSGRGYRALEKSICPWEGLWSPGGVYMSLGGVMEPRRCLYVPGRGYGAPEVSICPWEGLWSPGGVYMSLGGVLEPRRCLYVPGGVMEPWRNLYVSGRGYRALEKSICPWEGLWSPGGVYMSLGGVMEPWRNLYVSGRGYRALEKSIRPWEGLWSPGSVYMSLGGVMEPRRCLYVPGRGYGALEVSICPWEGLWSPGGVYMSLGGVMEPWRNLYVSGRGYRALEKSICPWEGLWSPGGVYMSLGGICVAPTHPYRGGLCSPGGGHVPLIYFGGGGPDSSYQPPGGGSVWCWDIPGGSIGSLRSPGREHRPCVWWGPL; encoded by the exons ATGCATCCTGTAGGGGTTCTAAAACCATCATATATTTTGGGGAGAAATCCAGAGAAGCGCGTAAATGTTTTGGGGGGATCTATACGGCGGCCGTGTGCCCCTGGGGGGGGGCGGTCTGTGCAACTCTGGAGAAATCTATATGTCCCTGGGAGGGGTTATAGAGCCCTGGAGATGTCTATATGTCCCTGGGAGGGGTTATGGAGCCCTGGAGAAATCTATATGTCCCTGGGAGGGGTTATGGAGCCCTGGAGAAATCAATATGTTTCTGGGAGGGGTTATAGAGCCCTGGAGAAATCTATATGTCCCTGGGAGGGGTTATGGAGCCCTGGAG GTGTCTATATGTCCCTGGGAGGGGTTATGGAGCCCCGGAG GTGTCTATATGTCCCTGGGAGGGGTTATGGAGCCCCGGAGGTGTCTATATGTCCCTGGGAGGGGTTATGGAGCCCCGGAGGTGTCTATATGTCCCTGGGAGGGGTTCTAGAGCCCCGGAGGTGTCTATATGTCCCTGGAGGGGTTATGGAGCCCTGGAGAAATCTATATGTCTCTGGGAGGGGTTATAGAGCCCTGGAGAAATCTATATGTCCCTGGGAGGGGTTATGGAGCCCCGGAGGTGTCTATATGTCCCTGGGAGGGGTTATGGAGCCCTGGAGAAATCTATATGTCTCTGGGAGGGGTTATAGAGCCCTGGAGAAATCTATACGTCCCTGGGAGGGGTTATGGAGCCCCGGAA GTGTCTATATGTCCCTGGGAGGGGTTATGGAGCCCCGGAGGTGTCTATATGTCCCTGGGAGGGGTTATGGAGCCCTGGAGGTGTCTATATGTCCCTGGGAGGGGTTATGGAGCCCCGGAG GTGTCTATATGTCCCTGGGAGGGGTTATGGAGCCCTGGAGAAATCTATATGTCTCTGGGAGGGGTTATAGAGCCCTGGAGAAATCTATATGTCCCTGGGAGGGGTTATGGAGCCCCGGAGGTGTCTATATGTCCCTAGGAGGGATCTGTGTGGCCCCTACACATCCCTATAGGGGGGGTCTATGCAGCCCAGGGGGGGGCCATGTGCCCCTTAtctattttgggggggggggtccggacAGCTCTTAtcagcccccggggggggggtctgtgtgGTGCTGGGACATCCCAGGGGGGTCTATAGGGTCCCTACGCAGCCCTGGGCGGGAGCACAGGCCCTGTGTATGGTGGGGGCCCCTatag
- the LOC126035216 gene encoding SUMO-interacting motif-containing protein 1-like isoform X37, giving the protein MHPVGVLKPSYILGRNPEKRVNVLGGSIRRPCAPGGGRSVQLWRNLYVPGRGYRALEMSICPWEGLWSPGEIYMSLGGVMEPWRNQYVSGRGYRALEKSICPWEGLWSPGGVYMSLGGVMEPRRCLYVPGRGYGAPEVSICPWEGLWSPGGVYMSLGGVLEPRRCLYVPGRGYGAPEVSICPWEGLWSPGGVYMSLGGVMEPWRNLYVSGRGYRALEKSICPWEGLWSPGGVYMSLGGICVAPTHPYRGGLCSPGGGHVPLIYFGGGGPDSSYQPPGGGSVWCWDIPGGSIGSLRSPGREHRPCVWWGPL; this is encoded by the exons ATGCATCCTGTAGGGGTTCTAAAACCATCATATATTTTGGGGAGAAATCCAGAGAAGCGCGTAAATGTTTTGGGGGGATCTATACGGCGGCCGTGTGCCCCTGGGGGGGGGCGGTCTGTGCAACTCTGGAGAAATCTATATGTCCCTGGGAGGGGTTATAGAGCCCTGGAGATGTCTATATGTCCCTGGGAGGGGTTATGGAGCCCTGGAGAAATCTATATGTCCCTGGGAGGGGTTATGGAGCCCTGGAGAAATCAATATGTTTCTGGGAGGGGTTATAGAGCCCTGGAGAAATCTATATGTCCCTGGGAGGGGTTATGGAGCCCTGGAG GTGTCTATATGTCCCTGGGAGGGGTTATGGAGCCCCGGAG GTGTCTATATGTCCCTGGGAGGGGTTATGGAGCCCCGGAGGTGTCTATATGTCCCTGGGAGGGGTTATGGAGCCCCGGAGGTGTCTATATGTCCCTGGGAGGGGTTCTAGAGCCCCGGAG GTGTCTATATGTCCCTGGGAGGGGTTATGGAGCCCCGGAG GTGTCTATATGTCCCTGGGAGGGGTTATGGAGCCCCGGAG GTGTCTATATGTCCCTGGGAGGGGTTATGGAGCCCTGGAGAAATCTATATGTCTCTGGGAGGGGTTATAGAGCCCTGGAGAAATCTATATGTCCCTGGGAGGGGTTATGGAGCCCCGGAGGTGTCTATATGTCCCTAGGAGGGATCTGTGTGGCCCCTACACATCCCTATAGGGGGGGTCTATGCAGCCCAGGGGGGGGCCATGTGCCCCTTAtctattttgggggggggggtccggacAGCTCTTAtcagcccccggggggggggtctgtgtgGTGCTGGGACATCCCAGGGGGGTCTATAGGGTCCCTACGCAGCCCTGGGCGGGAGCACAGGCCCTGTGTATGGTGGGGGCCCCTatag
- the LOC126035216 gene encoding SUMO-interacting motif-containing protein 1-like isoform X29: MEPRRCLYVPGRGYGAPEVSICPWEGLWSPGEIYMSLGEVMEPWRCLYVPGRGYGAPEVSICPWEGLWSPGGVYMSLGGVLEPRRCLYVPGGVMEPWRNLYVSGRGYRALEKSICPWEGLWSPGGVYMSLGGVMEPWRNLYVSGRGYRALEKSIRPWEGLWSPGSVYMSLGGVMEPRRCLYVPGRGYGALEVSICPWEGLWSPGGVYMSLGGVMEPWRNLYVSGRGYRALEKSICPWEGLWSPGGVYMSLGGICVAPTHPYRGGLCSPGGGHVPLIYFGGGGPDSSYQPPGGGSVWCWDIPGGSIGSLRSPGREHRPCVWWGPL, translated from the exons ATGGAGCCCCGGAGGTGTCTATATGTCCCTGGGAGGGGTTATGGAGCCCCGGAG GTGTCTATATGTCCCTGGGAGGGGTTATGGAGCCCTGGAGAAATCTATATGTCCCTGGGAGAGGTTATGGAGCCCTGGAGGTGTCTATATGTCCCTGGGAGGGGTTATGGAGCCCCGGAGGTGTCTATATGTCCCTGGGAGGGGTTATGGAGCCCCGGAGGTGTCTATATGTCCCTGGGAGGGGTTCTAGAGCCCCGGAGGTGTCTATATGTCCCTGGAGGGGTTATGGAGCCCTGGAGAAATCTATATGTCTCTGGGAGGGGTTATAGAGCCCTGGAGAAATCTATATGTCCCTGGGAGGGGTTATGGAGCCCCGGAGGTGTCTATATGTCCCTGGGAGGGGTTATGGAGCCCTGGAGAAATCTATATGTCTCTGGGAGGGGTTATAGAGCCCTGGAGAAATCTATACGTCCCTGGGAGGGGTTATGGAGCCCCGGAA GTGTCTATATGTCCCTGGGAGGGGTTATGGAGCCCCGGAGGTGTCTATATGTCCCTGGGAGGGGTTATGGAGCCCTGGAGGTGTCTATATGTCCCTGGGAGGGGTTATGGAGCCCCGGAG GTGTCTATATGTCCCTGGGAGGGGTTATGGAGCCCTGGAGAAATCTATATGTCTCTGGGAGGGGTTATAGAGCCCTGGAGAAATCTATATGTCCCTGGGAGGGGTTATGGAGCCCCGGAGGTGTCTATATGTCCCTAGGAGGGATCTGTGTGGCCCCTACACATCCCTATAGGGGGGGTCTATGCAGCCCAGGGGGGGGCCATGTGCCCCTTAtctattttgggggggggggtccggacAGCTCTTAtcagcccccggggggggggtctgtgtgGTGCTGGGACATCCCAGGGGGGTCTATAGGGTCCCTACGCAGCCCTGGGCGGGAGCACAGGCCCTGTGTATGGTGGGGGCCCCTatag
- the LOC126035216 gene encoding SUMO-interacting motif-containing protein 1-like isoform X4 encodes MHPVGVLKPSYILGRNPEKRVNVLGGSIRRPCAPGGGRSVQLWRNLYVPGRGYRALEMSICPWEGLWSPGEIYMSLGGVMEPWRNQYVSGRGYRALEKSICPWEGLWSPGGVYMSLGGVMEPRRCLYVPGRGYGAPEVSICPWEGLWSPGGVYMSLGGVLEPRRCLYVPGGVMEPWRNLYVSGRGYRALEKSICPWEGLWSPGGVYMSLGGVMEPWRNLYVSGRGYRALEKSIRPWEGLWSPGSVYMSLGGVMEPRRCLYVPGRGYGALEVSICPWEGLWSPGGVYMSLGGFLEPRRCLYVPGRGYGAPEKSICPWEGLWSPGGVYMSLGGICVAPTHPYRGGLCSPGGGHVPLIYFGGGGPDSSYQPPGGGSVWCWDIPGGSIGSLRSPGREHRPCVWWGPL; translated from the exons ATGCATCCTGTAGGGGTTCTAAAACCATCATATATTTTGGGGAGAAATCCAGAGAAGCGCGTAAATGTTTTGGGGGGATCTATACGGCGGCCGTGTGCCCCTGGGGGGGGGCGGTCTGTGCAACTCTGGAGAAATCTATATGTCCCTGGGAGGGGTTATAGAGCCCTGGAGATGTCTATATGTCCCTGGGAGGGGTTATGGAGCCCTGGAGAAATCTATATGTCCCTGGGAGGGGTTATGGAGCCCTGGAGAAATCAATATGTTTCTGGGAGGGGTTATAGAGCCCTGGAGAAATCTATATGTCCCTGGGAGGGGTTATGGAGCCCTGGAG GTGTCTATATGTCCCTGGGAGGGGTTATGGAGCCCCGGAG GTGTCTATATGTCCCTGGGAGGGGTTATGGAGCCCCGGAGGTGTCTATATGTCCCTGGGAGGGGTTATGGAGCCCCGGAGGTGTCTATATGTCCCTGGGAGGGGTTCTAGAGCCCCGGAGGTGTCTATATGTCCCTGGAGGGGTTATGGAGCCCTGGAGAAATCTATATGTCTCTGGGAGGGGTTATAGAGCCCTGGAGAAATCTATATGTCCCTGGGAGGGGTTATGGAGCCCCGGAGGTGTCTATATGTCCCTGGGAGGGGTTATGGAGCCCTGGAGAAATCTATATGTCTCTGGGAGGGGTTATAGAGCCCTGGAGAAATCTATACGTCCCTGGGAGGGGTTATGGAGCCCCGGAA GTGTCTATATGTCCCTGGGAGGGGTTATGGAGCCCCGGAGGTGTCTATATGTCCCTGGGAGGGGTTATGGAGCCCTGGAGGTGTCTATATGTCCCTGGGAGGGGTTATGGAGCCCCGGAGGTGTCTATATGTCCCTGGGAGGGTTTCTAGAGCCCCGGAGGTGTCTATATGTCCCTGGGAGGGGTTATGGAGCCCCGGAG AAATCTATATGTCCCTGGGAGGGGTTATGGAGCCCCGGAGGTGTCTATATGTCCCTAGGAGGGATCTGTGTGGCCCCTACACATCCCTATAGGGGGGGTCTATGCAGCCCAGGGGGGGGCCATGTGCCCCTTAtctattttgggggggggggtccggacAGCTCTTAtcagcccccggggggggggtctgtgtgGTGCTGGGACATCCCAGGGGGGTCTATAGGGTCCCTACGCAGCCCTGGGCGGGAGCACAGGCCCTGTGTATGGTGGGGGCCCCTatag
- the LOC126035216 gene encoding SUMO-interacting motif-containing protein 1-like isoform X26, with product MFWGDLYGGRVPLGGGGLCNSGEIYMSLGGVIEPWRCLYVPGRGYGALEKSICPWEGLWSPGEINMFLGGVIEPWRNLYVPGRGYGALEVSICPWEGLWSPGGVYMSLGGVMEPRRCLYVPGRGSRAPEVSICPWEGLWSPGEIYMSLGGVIEPWRNLYVPGRGYGAPEVSICPWEGLWSPGGVYMSLGGVMEPWRCLYVPGRGYGAPEVSICPWEGLWSPGGVYMSLGGVMEPWRNLYVSGRGYRALEKSICPWEGLWSPGGVYMSLGGICVAPTHPYRGGLCSPGGGHVPLIYFGGGGPDSSYQPPGGGSVWCWDIPGGSIGSLRSPGREHRPCVWWGPL from the exons ATGTTTTGGGGGGATCTATACGGCGGCCGTGTGCCCCTGGGGGGGGGCGGTCTGTGCAACTCTGGAGAAATCTATATGTCCCTGGGAGGGGTTATAGAGCCCTGGAGATGTCTATATGTCCCTGGGAGGGGTTATGGAGCCCTGGAGAAATCTATATGTCCCTGGGAGGGGTTATGGAGCCCTGGAGAAATCAATATGTTTCTGGGAGGGGTTATAGAGCCCTGGAGAAATCTATATGTCCCTGGGAGGGGTTATGGAGCCCTGGAG GTGTCTATATGTCCCTGGGAGGGGTTATGGAGCCCCGGAGGTGTCTATATGTCCCTGGGAGGGGTTATGGAGCCCCGGAGGTGTCTATATGTCCCTGGGAGGGGTTCTAGAGCCCCGGAG GTGTCTATATGTCCCTGGGAGGGGTTATGGAGCCCTGGAGAAATCTATATGTCTCTGGGAGGGGTTATAGAGCCCTGGAGAAATCTATACGTCCCTGGGAGGGGTTATGGAGCCCCGGAA GTGTCTATATGTCCCTGGGAGGGGTTATGGAGCCCCGGAGGTGTCTATATGTCCCTGGGAGGGGTTATGGAGCCCTGGAGGTGTCTATATGTCCCTGGGAGGGGTTATGGAGCCCCGGAG GTGTCTATATGTCCCTGGGAGGGGTTATGGAGCCCCGGAG GTGTCTATATGTCCCTGGGAGGGGTTATGGAGCCCTGGAGAAATCTATATGTCTCTGGGAGGGGTTATAGAGCCCTGGAGAAATCTATATGTCCCTGGGAGGGGTTATGGAGCCCCGGAGGTGTCTATATGTCCCTAGGAGGGATCTGTGTGGCCCCTACACATCCCTATAGGGGGGGTCTATGCAGCCCAGGGGGGGGCCATGTGCCCCTTAtctattttgggggggggggtccggacAGCTCTTAtcagcccccggggggggggtctgtgtgGTGCTGGGACATCCCAGGGGGGTCTATAGGGTCCCTACGCAGCCCTGGGCGGGAGCACAGGCCCTGTGTATGGTGGGGGCCCCTatag
- the LOC126035216 gene encoding SUMO-interacting motif-containing protein 1-like isoform X23, translating into MHPVGVLKPSYILGRNPEKRVNVLGGSIRRPCAPGGGRSVQLWRNLYVPGRGYRALEMSICPWEGLWSPGEIYMSLGGVMEPWRNQYVSGRGYRALEKSICPWEGLWSPGGVYMSLGGVMEPRRCLYVPGRGSRAPEVSICPWEGLWSPGEIYMSLGGVIEPWRNLYVPGRGYGAPEVSICPWEGLWSPGGVYMSLGGVMEPWRCLYVPGRGYGAPEVSICPWEGLWSPGGVYMSLGGVMEPWRNLYVSGRGYRALEKSICPWEGLWSPGGVYMSLGGICVAPTHPYRGGLCSPGGGHVPLIYFGGGGPDSSYQPPGGGSVWCWDIPGGSIGSLRSPGREHRPCVWWGPL; encoded by the exons ATGCATCCTGTAGGGGTTCTAAAACCATCATATATTTTGGGGAGAAATCCAGAGAAGCGCGTAAATGTTTTGGGGGGATCTATACGGCGGCCGTGTGCCCCTGGGGGGGGGCGGTCTGTGCAACTCTGGAGAAATCTATATGTCCCTGGGAGGGGTTATAGAGCCCTGGAGATGTCTATATGTCCCTGGGAGGGGTTATGGAGCCCTGGAGAAATCTATATGTCCCTGGGAGGGGTTATGGAGCCCTGGAGAAATCAATATGTTTCTGGGAGGGGTTATAGAGCCCTGGAGAAATCTATATGTCCCTGGGAGGGGTTATGGAGCCCTGGAG GTGTCTATATGTCCCTGGGAGGGGTTATGGAGCCCCGGAGGTGTCTATATGTCCCTGGGAGGGGTTCTAGAGCCCCGGAG GTGTCTATATGTCCCTGGGAGGGGTTATGGAGCCCTGGAGAAATCTATATGTCTCTGGGAGGGGTTATAGAGCCCTGGAGAAATCTATACGTCCCTGGGAGGGGTTATGGAGCCCCGGAA GTGTCTATATGTCCCTGGGAGGGGTTATGGAGCCCCGGAGGTGTCTATATGTCCCTGGGAGGGGTTATGGAGCCCTGGAGGTGTCTATATGTCCCTGGGAGGGGTTATGGAGCCCCGGAG GTGTCTATATGTCCCTGGGAGGGGTTATGGAGCCCCGGAG GTGTCTATATGTCCCTGGGAGGGGTTATGGAGCCCTGGAGAAATCTATATGTCTCTGGGAGGGGTTATAGAGCCCTGGAGAAATCTATATGTCCCTGGGAGGGGTTATGGAGCCCCGGAGGTGTCTATATGTCCCTAGGAGGGATCTGTGTGGCCCCTACACATCCCTATAGGGGGGGTCTATGCAGCCCAGGGGGGGGCCATGTGCCCCTTAtctattttgggggggggggtccggacAGCTCTTAtcagcccccggggggggggtctgtgtgGTGCTGGGACATCCCAGGGGGGTCTATAGGGTCCCTACGCAGCCCTGGGCGGGAGCACAGGCCCTGTGTATGGTGGGGGCCCCTatag
- the LOC126035216 gene encoding uncharacterized protein LOC126035216 isoform X19 has protein sequence MHPVGVLKPSYILGRNPEKRVNVLGGSIRRPCAPGGGRSVQLWRNLYVPGRGYRALEMSICPWEGLWSPGEIYMSLGGVMEPWRNQYVSGRGYRALEKSICPWEGLWSPGEIYMSLGGVIEPWRNLYVPGRGYGAPEVSICPWEGLWSPGEIYMSLGGVIEPWRNLYVPGRGYGAPEVSICPWEGLWSPGGVYMSLGGVMEPWRCLYVPGRGYGAPEVSICPWEGLWSPGGVYMSLGGVMEPWRNLYVSGRGYRALEKSICPWEGLWSPGGVYMSLGGICVAPTHPYRGGLCSPGGGHVPLIYFGGGGPDSSYQPPGGGSVWCWDIPGGSIGSLRSPGREHRPCVWWGPL, from the exons ATGCATCCTGTAGGGGTTCTAAAACCATCATATATTTTGGGGAGAAATCCAGAGAAGCGCGTAAATGTTTTGGGGGGATCTATACGGCGGCCGTGTGCCCCTGGGGGGGGGCGGTCTGTGCAACTCTGGAGAAATCTATATGTCCCTGGGAGGGGTTATAGAGCCCTGGAGATGTCTATATGTCCCTGGGAGGGGTTATGGAGCCCTGGAGAAATCTATATGTCCCTGGGAGGGGTTATGGAGCCCTGGAGAAATCAATATGTTTCTGGGAGGGGTTATAGAGCCCTGGAGAAATCTATATGTCCCTGGGAGGGGTTATGGAGCCCTGGAG AAATCTATATGTCTCTGGGAGGGGTTATAGAGCCCTGGAGAAATCTATATGTCCCTGGGAGGGGTTATGGAGCCCCGGAGGTGTCTATATGTCCCTGGGAGGGGTTATGGAGCCCTGGAGAAATCTATATGTCTCTGGGAGGGGTTATAGAGCCCTGGAGAAATCTATACGTCCCTGGGAGGGGTTATGGAGCCCCGGAA GTGTCTATATGTCCCTGGGAGGGGTTATGGAGCCCCGGAGGTGTCTATATGTCCCTGGGAGGGGTTATGGAGCCCTGGAGGTGTCTATATGTCCCTGGGAGGGGTTATGGAGCCCCGGAG GTGTCTATATGTCCCTGGGAGGGGTTATGGAGCCCCGGAG GTGTCTATATGTCCCTGGGAGGGGTTATGGAGCCCTGGAGAAATCTATATGTCTCTGGGAGGGGTTATAGAGCCCTGGAGAAATCTATATGTCCCTGGGAGGGGTTATGGAGCCCCGGAGGTGTCTATATGTCCCTAGGAGGGATCTGTGTGGCCCCTACACATCCCTATAGGGGGGGTCTATGCAGCCCAGGGGGGGGCCATGTGCCCCTTAtctattttgggggggggggtccggacAGCTCTTAtcagcccccggggggggggtctgtgtgGTGCTGGGACATCCCAGGGGGGTCTATAGGGTCCCTACGCAGCCCTGGGCGGGAGCACAGGCCCTGTGTATGGTGGGGGCCCCTatag
- the LOC126035216 gene encoding SUMO-interacting motif-containing protein 1-like isoform X11, which produces MHPVGVLKPSYILGRNPEKRVNVLGGSIRRPCAPGGGRSVQLWRNLYVPGRGYRALEMSICPWEGLWSPGEIYMSLGGVMEPWRNQYVSGRGYRALEKSICPWEGLWSPGGVYMSLGGVMEPRRCLYVPGRGYGAPEVSICPWEGLWSPGGVYMSLGGVLEPRRCLYVPGGVMEPWRNLYVSGRGYRALEKSICPWEGLWSPGGVYMSLGGVMEPWRNLYVSGRGYRALEKSIRPWEGLWSPGSVYMSLGGVMEPRRCLYVPGRGYGALEKSICPWEGLWSPGGVYMSLGGICVAPTHPYRGGLCSPGGGHVPLIYFGGGGPDSSYQPPGGGSVWCWDIPGGSIGSLRSPGREHRPCVWWGPL; this is translated from the exons ATGCATCCTGTAGGGGTTCTAAAACCATCATATATTTTGGGGAGAAATCCAGAGAAGCGCGTAAATGTTTTGGGGGGATCTATACGGCGGCCGTGTGCCCCTGGGGGGGGGCGGTCTGTGCAACTCTGGAGAAATCTATATGTCCCTGGGAGGGGTTATAGAGCCCTGGAGATGTCTATATGTCCCTGGGAGGGGTTATGGAGCCCTGGAGAAATCTATATGTCCCTGGGAGGGGTTATGGAGCCCTGGAGAAATCAATATGTTTCTGGGAGGGGTTATAGAGCCCTGGAGAAATCTATATGTCCCTGGGAGGGGTTATGGAGCCCTGGAG GTGTCTATATGTCCCTGGGAGGGGTTATGGAGCCCCGGAG GTGTCTATATGTCCCTGGGAGGGGTTATGGAGCCCCGGAGGTGTCTATATGTCCCTGGGAGGGGTTATGGAGCCCCGGAGGTGTCTATATGTCCCTGGGAGGGGTTCTAGAGCCCCGGAGGTGTCTATATGTCCCTGGAGGGGTTATGGAGCCCTGGAGAAATCTATATGTCTCTGGGAGGGGTTATAGAGCCCTGGAGAAATCTATATGTCCCTGGGAGGGGTTATGGAGCCCCGGAGGTGTCTATATGTCCCTGGGAGGGGTTATGGAGCCCTGGAGAAATCTATATGTCTCTGGGAGGGGTTATAGAGCCCTGGAGAAATCTATACGTCCCTGGGAGGGGTTATGGAGCCCCGGAA GTGTCTATATGTCCCTGGGAGGGGTTATGGAGCCCCGGAGGTGTCTATATGTCCCTGGGAGGGGTTATGGAGCCCTGGAG AAATCTATATGTCCCTGGGAGGGGTTATGGAGCCCCGGAGGTGTCTATATGTCCCTAGGAGGGATCTGTGTGGCCCCTACACATCCCTATAGGGGGGGTCTATGCAGCCCAGGGGGGGGCCATGTGCCCCTTAtctattttgggggggggggtccggacAGCTCTTAtcagcccccggggggggggtctgtgtgGTGCTGGGACATCCCAGGGGGGTCTATAGGGTCCCTACGCAGCCCTGGGCGGGAGCACAGGCCCTGTGTATGGTGGGGGCCCCTatag
- the LOC126035216 gene encoding SUMO-interacting motif-containing protein 1-like isoform X9 has translation MHPVGVLKPSYILGRNPEKRVNVLGGSIRRPCAPGGGRSVQLWRNLYVPGRGYRALEMSICPWEGLWSPGEIYMSLGGVMEPWRNQYVSGRGYRALEKSICPWEGLWSPGGVYMSLGGVMEPRRCLYVPGRGYGAPEVSICPWEGLWSPGGVYMSLGGVLEPRRNLYVPGRGYGAPEVSICPWEGLWSPGEIYMSLGGVIEPWRNLYVPGRGYGAPEVSICPWEGLWSPGGVYMSLGGVMEPWRCLYVPGRGYGAPEVSICPWEGLWSPGGVYMSLGGVMEPWRNLYVSGRGYRALEKSICPWEGLWSPGGVYMSLGGICVAPTHPYRGGLCSPGGGHVPLIYFGGGGPDSSYQPPGGGSVWCWDIPGGSIGSLRSPGREHRPCVWWGPL, from the exons ATGCATCCTGTAGGGGTTCTAAAACCATCATATATTTTGGGGAGAAATCCAGAGAAGCGCGTAAATGTTTTGGGGGGATCTATACGGCGGCCGTGTGCCCCTGGGGGGGGGCGGTCTGTGCAACTCTGGAGAAATCTATATGTCCCTGGGAGGGGTTATAGAGCCCTGGAGATGTCTATATGTCCCTGGGAGGGGTTATGGAGCCCTGGAGAAATCTATATGTCCCTGGGAGGGGTTATGGAGCCCTGGAGAAATCAATATGTTTCTGGGAGGGGTTATAGAGCCCTGGAGAAATCTATATGTCCCTGGGAGGGGTTATGGAGCCCTGGAG GTGTCTATATGTCCCTGGGAGGGGTTATGGAGCCCCGGAG GTGTCTATATGTCCCTGGGAGGGGTTATGGAGCCCCGGAGGTGTCTATATGTCCCTGGGAGGGGTTATGGAGCCCCGGAGGTGTCTATATGTCCCTGGGAGGGGTTCTAGAGCCCCGGAG AAATCTATATGTCCCTGGGAGGGGTTATGGAGCCCCGGAGGTGTCTATATGTCCCTGGGAGGGGTTATGGAGCCCTGGAGAAATCTATATGTCTCTGGGAGGGGTTATAGAGCCCTGGAGAAATCTATACGTCCCTGGGAGGGGTTATGGAGCCCCGGAA GTGTCTATATGTCCCTGGGAGGGGTTATGGAGCCCCGGAGGTGTCTATATGTCCCTGGGAGGGGTTATGGAGCCCTGGAGGTGTCTATATGTCCCTGGGAGGGGTTATGGAGCCCCGGAG GTGTCTATATGTCCCTGGGAGGGGTTATGGAGCCCCGGAG GTGTCTATATGTCCCTGGGAGGGGTTATGGAGCCCTGGAGAAATCTATATGTCTCTGGGAGGGGTTATAGAGCCCTGGAGAAATCTATATGTCCCTGGGAGGGGTTATGGAGCCCCGGAGGTGTCTATATGTCCCTAGGAGGGATCTGTGTGGCCCCTACACATCCCTATAGGGGGGGTCTATGCAGCCCAGGGGGGGGCCATGTGCCCCTTAtctattttgggggggggggtccggacAGCTCTTAtcagcccccggggggggggtctgtgtgGTGCTGGGACATCCCAGGGGGGTCTATAGGGTCCCTACGCAGCCCTGGGCGGGAGCACAGGCCCTGTGTATGGTGGGGGCCCCTatag